The stretch of DNA AGATAAAAATTAACACTTAAAACCGTCCTATTtccaataaataaaaagataaaaattcataagtcctagctcaaccgacaaaaaatgccgaaattgttaggtcgaatGTCAAAACCGGGGATCGAACCCCAACTCTCTCACCTGTGTGTGAGTTTACGATGactttttcatttcaataactctaaaagttaatattttcatttttaaaatttaaagtaaattttccCAAAGTAgcattaagaaaaagaaaaaacaagacTCCATAAGAGAGTAATAGCAAAAAGGAGGTGCAATAAGTAAAACCTCCGAAGAATAATAGACCAGGTTAACATTAGCCCATATTATGAACTGGTCCATCAGCAAAAACCCGacccaaaatcaaaattatttctAGGGTTTTGAGATTCAAAAATCTCTTGCATTTTCTTCACTGCGCCTCTTCTCTTCATCTAGTTCCTAACCGTTTTCGCATCTTCTTCAATTCCTTTCTCAAATAAAACTTCAAGATGCAGAACGAAGAAGGACAAATCACCGAGCTCTACATTCCTAGGAAGTGGTATAAGCTTTTGATAATcaataatcactttttttttattgatttgaaaaattagggtttagttGTTTATTTGTTGTTTCGTTTATggaagttgatttttttttttttttttctcttttgcagTTCTGCTACAAACAGATTGATTACTGCTAAGGATCATGCTTCTGTTCAGATCAACATAGGTCATTTGGATGAGAGCGGTATTTACAATGGCACCTTCTCTACTTTTGCTCTCTGTGGCTTCACTCGCGCTCAGGTATTAATTTGGATTTTCATGGTTATTATTACTTGATTTGTGTTGGTTTAGGAGAATTAATTGATTAGGGTTTTTGTATAGTATGGTATGGTATTCCACTATTCCCAAATGTTATTTGATTATGTTGATTTAATAGTTAATTTGTTGTGTTTTTTAATTAAGCACTATACATGTTTATGATTATGTATTTAACTTTCTTATGTATAGAATCTGAAAAtctgaattagcttattttcaaAGGGTTGAATCTGTTTTTCCTCTTTGCTATTTTATCTGTTTTGTGAAAACATTTTATTGGTTGCAAGGATACCTGGTTTACgccaaatataaataaaataattgtgtTGAATTTTTGAAATGATTTGGTTTTAGTTGTTTAGACCAAAACTGGACGTTGAAGTGTGGGAATGGTTTAGAAAATTGACAGAAATGTTATAGCATGAATGAAATTCTGAGTAAAAGTTAACTAATTTATGCAACTGATACTAACTGTTTTTTGTCAAGGAGGTTATTTGggattaaataatttatacaacCGATGCCAACTTGGTTTTTCGACTTGGGAGTGTATTTGAAAGTAAAGAGTGAAAGTAACTAACATggcattttgtaaaaaaaaatgctatcgACTAAAacttatcaaattattatagCAGTGTTGGTTCATTAGAAACAGACATTCATGCTTTTAGTTTCTTGTGCGTGGCTTTAATAATGTTCATTTTTAGTTGTAATTATTGTATTTATTCTGACCTTGAGCATACTTTGATGTTCTATTGTTTacctttttctatttttagggAGATGCCG from Trifolium pratense cultivar HEN17-A07 linkage group LG5, ARS_RC_1.1, whole genome shotgun sequence encodes:
- the LOC123883841 gene encoding 40S ribosomal protein S21-2 — protein: MQNEEGQITELYIPRKCSATNRLITAKDHASVQINIGHLDESGIYNGTFSTFALCGFTRAQGDADSGIDRLWQKKKTELKQ